The Polaribacter sp. Q13 sequence TGGAGGTAACTCTTCGATCTTATCATTCACTACTTTGAGTATTCTTTCTAGGTCGTCTTCATTAGTTTCGACAAAAGCTTTGTTTAAAGATTTTACAAATACATCTTCTAGATTGCTCATAGATTTCTTTTTATTATAAGCAGTAATAAATTCATTGTAAGCAGATTTATATAAGAAATTTTGAATAGAATAATCTTTATTAAGTCTTTCTCTGTATTCCCAAGTTTTTATAAATACATTCTGGATAATATCTTGAGCCATTGCGTGATCTCCACTTAAAGAAATAACATAAGCATTTAATTTTTTGTGATATTTTTCAATTAAAAAAAGATATGCCTTTTCATTCCCTTTCTGAAGGTATTTAATTAAAATATCATTATTGTTAAAATCCATTATTTGTGCTTATTTGGTTAATCTGTTTGCAAATATCTAAAAAAAATACAAAAACACTAAAAAAAAAGCAAGGGTTTTTATATTTGGTATAGTAATAATAAAAAAGAACGTCAAGAAAGATGGATTCAAAAGTGGAAAAAATAATTATAAATTACATTAATAAATCTTCTAATGTTAAAGAATTAGAGTTTTTAAGTGAATGGATTAAGGATGATGCCAATAAGGAAATTTTTGATTCTTATGTAAAAACTAATTTCCAAATTAATTTAGCTACAAGTCAAATTGATGATGCATTATTAAAAGATACTATTTCTAAAAAAATTAAGTATAAGAAAAGAAGCGTAATTAATTTAATTAAATATTCTGGTTATGCAGCGGCAATTGTAGTACTATTTGCGGTTTTAATAAAGAACACGAGTTATTTTAATGGAAACAAAAACTTAATTTTAAGTACAATAAAACCAGGAGAGGATAAAGCTATTTTAACTTTAGAGGATGGTGAAGAGTTTGTATTAAATAAAGCAACGGATGTAGTAACTGAAAAGTTTAAAAACGATGGTGAAAACCTTATCTATAATAAAGAAGATAATCACATAAATGATTCTAAAATTGCTTATAATTATTTAACCGTGCCTAGAGGTGGGCAATATCACGTGGTTTTATCAGACGGAACAGAGGTGTGGTTAAATTCAGATTCTCAATTAAAATATCCAGTTCATTTTAAAAAAGGTGAAACGAGACAAATCGAACTAGTTTATGGCGAGGCATACTTTGACGTTTCTCCTAGTTCTTTACATAATGGTTCTAATTTTAAAGTATTCACTAAGGAGCAAGAAGTGAATGTTTTAGGTACAGAATTTAATATCAAGGCTTATTCTTCAGATAATGCTGTTTACACTACTCTTATAGAGGGGAGCGTAGCTATTAGTAATTCTACTAATAATAGTTTGCTAAAACCAAACCAACAGGCTATACTTAAAAATAATAAATTAGACATTAATGTATCTAATATAGATGTTTACAATGAAATTTCTTGGAAAGAAGGCCTTTTTAGTTTTAAAGATAAAACGTTAAAAGATATTATGAATACGCTGTCTAGATGGTATAATATTGAAATAATCTTTAAAAATAAAGATCTTGAAAACGAACTTTTTGGTGGTGTATTTGATAAAAGTCAGGAAATAACCGAAATTTTAAGTTTGATACAAAGTACAAGTAATGTATCATTCAAATTAGAAAAAGGAAAAATTGTAATAGAATAAAATTTTAAAAAAAAGAGGAACAGAGTTTAGACATCCGACCGTACAATTCTCTGTTCCCTTAAATGTCGCAATAATTAATTAAAATGTTTAACTAACTAAAAACTATCAAATTTATGAAATTTATTTTTATTAGAGGTCCTATAGACTTTAGGAAAAAATCTTTACTATTTATTATGAAAACCTTCATCTTCTTAAGTTGCGCTTTAACATTTGGCTTTAATAGCAAAACTAGTTTTTCTCAAAATGTAAAAATTAACATTAAAAACAATCAGGAAATATCTGTGATTGATGTTTTTGAGCTCATTAAAAAAGAAACTGATTATAGGTTTGTTTATAAAACTAAAGATTTTAAAAATGCGCCAAAAGTTACTTTGAAAAAAGGAATTATTACAGCACATAATTTATTGACTAAAAGTTTGAGTTTTGGCCGTTTTACCTATGCATTAACGGCAGATAAAAG is a genomic window containing:
- a CDS encoding RNA polymerase sigma factor, with protein sequence MDFNNNDILIKYLQKGNEKAYLFLIEKYHKKLNAYVISLSGDHAMAQDIIQNVFIKTWEYRERLNKDYSIQNFLYKSAYNEFITAYNKKKSMSNLEDVFVKSLNKAFVETNEDDLERILKVVNDKIEELPPKCKKIFTLSKKDGLTNLEISEHLDISIKTVEGQITKAFKILRIELTTKIKTYLFFLWGFKSKRKLSNKVI
- a CDS encoding FecR family protein → MDSKVEKIIINYINKSSNVKELEFLSEWIKDDANKEIFDSYVKTNFQINLATSQIDDALLKDTISKKIKYKKRSVINLIKYSGYAAAIVVLFAVLIKNTSYFNGNKNLILSTIKPGEDKAILTLEDGEEFVLNKATDVVTEKFKNDGENLIYNKEDNHINDSKIAYNYLTVPRGGQYHVVLSDGTEVWLNSDSQLKYPVHFKKGETRQIELVYGEAYFDVSPSSLHNGSNFKVFTKEQEVNVLGTEFNIKAYSSDNAVYTTLIEGSVAISNSTNNSLLKPNQQAILKNNKLDINVSNIDVYNEISWKEGLFSFKDKTLKDIMNTLSRWYNIEIIFKNKDLENELFGGVFDKSQEITEILSLIQSTSNVSFKLEKGKIVIE